One window of Flavobacterium ammonificans genomic DNA carries:
- the dnaA gene encoding chromosomal replication initiator protein DnaA translates to MNKTAQSVWENCLSFIKDNIQDQAYKTWFEPIKSVELTDNALYIQVPSKFFYEWLEEHYVKLLKVALTKELGKNAKLLYKIKMENTYGNKQPYTEQLPSANRAQMKPQDVDAPLKNLNPELKNPFVIPGIRNLKIESQLNANYSFDNFLEGDSNRLARSAGMAVANKPGGTSFNPLLIFGGVGLGKTHLAHAIGVEIKDKYPEKTVLYISAEIFTQQYIDSVKKNTRNDFIHFYQLIDVLIIDDVQFLSGKSGTQDVFFHIFNYLHQNGKQVILTSDKAPVDMQDIEQRLLSRFKWGLSAELHQPDYETRVSILKNILYRDGVEMPEEIIEYVARNIKTNVRELEGAIISLIAQSSFNKKEVTIELAKSIVEKFVKNVKREISIDYIQKIVSDYFQLDLETLQSKTRKRHVVQARQLAMFFAKKFTKASLANIGSQIGDRDHATVLHACKTVDNLVSTDKQFKKFVEDIHKKLTL, encoded by the coding sequence ATGAACAAAACTGCTCAATCAGTATGGGAAAACTGTTTATCTTTCATAAAAGATAATATTCAAGACCAAGCCTACAAAACTTGGTTTGAACCAATCAAGTCAGTTGAGCTTACCGATAACGCATTATATATTCAAGTACCAAGTAAATTTTTCTACGAATGGTTAGAAGAACATTACGTTAAATTATTAAAAGTTGCGCTTACCAAAGAACTCGGGAAAAACGCAAAGTTACTCTATAAAATTAAAATGGAGAACACTTATGGTAATAAACAACCCTACACGGAACAATTACCAAGTGCTAACAGAGCGCAAATGAAACCGCAAGATGTTGATGCTCCGTTAAAAAATTTAAACCCTGAACTTAAAAATCCGTTTGTAATTCCAGGAATTCGTAATTTAAAAATCGAATCTCAATTGAATGCCAACTATAGTTTTGACAATTTCTTAGAAGGAGATTCAAACCGATTGGCACGTTCTGCTGGTATGGCTGTAGCCAACAAACCAGGAGGAACTTCTTTCAATCCACTATTGATTTTTGGAGGAGTTGGTTTAGGAAAAACACACTTAGCTCACGCTATTGGTGTAGAAATTAAAGACAAATACCCTGAAAAAACAGTTTTGTATATTTCTGCTGAAATTTTTACGCAACAATATATTGACTCTGTTAAGAAAAATACTAGAAATGATTTTATTCATTTCTACCAATTGATTGATGTTTTAATTATTGATGATGTTCAATTCCTTTCTGGAAAATCAGGAACTCAAGATGTATTCTTCCATATTTTCAATTACTTACACCAAAACGGAAAACAAGTTATCTTGACTTCTGACAAGGCTCCTGTTGACATGCAAGACATTGAACAACGTTTATTGTCTCGTTTCAAATGGGGATTGTCTGCTGAATTGCACCAACCTGATTACGAAACTAGAGTTTCTATCTTAAAGAATATTCTGTATCGTGATGGTGTTGAAATGCCAGAAGAAATAATTGAATATGTTGCTCGTAATATCAAAACGAATGTTAGAGAATTAGAAGGTGCAATCATCTCTCTAATCGCTCAATCTTCTTTCAACAAAAAAGAAGTAACCATTGAATTAGCGAAAAGCATCGTAGAGAAATTCGTAAAGAATGTCAAACGCGAAATTTCTATCGATTATATTCAAAAAATTGTTTCCGACTATTTCCAATTGGACTTAGAAACACTACAATCAAAAACTAGAAAAAGACACGTTGTTCAAGCTAGACAATTAGCGATGTTTTTTGCTAAGAAATTTACCAAAGCTTCTTTAGCAAACATTGGATCTCAAATTGGAGATCGCGACCACGCTACTGTATTACACGCTTGTAAAACTGTTGATAATCTAGTATCTACTGATAAACAATTCAAAAAGTTTGTTGAAGATATCCACAAAAAATTAACCTTATAG
- a CDS encoding low molecular weight protein-tyrosine-phosphatase: protein MSVKIVMVCLGNICRSPLAEGILASKLPKDKFTVDSAGTGSWHIGQSPDERSVAVAKKNGLDISNQKGRQFSSADFDTFDYIFVMDNSNYDNVIALAETKEQKEKVTLIMNELHPSQNKEVPDPYFGMHNGFDIVYNMLDEVCDSIAQKLITKHQ, encoded by the coding sequence ATGTCCGTAAAAATCGTAATGGTTTGTTTGGGAAATATTTGTCGGTCACCTTTGGCCGAAGGAATATTAGCTTCTAAATTACCTAAAGACAAATTTACTGTTGATTCTGCAGGAACTGGTTCTTGGCACATAGGTCAATCGCCTGACGAACGTTCCGTGGCCGTTGCCAAAAAAAACGGACTAGACATTTCCAACCAAAAAGGGAGACAATTCAGCAGTGCCGACTTTGATACTTTTGACTACATCTTTGTAATGGATAATTCCAATTATGACAATGTTATCGCTTTGGCAGAGACCAAAGAACAAAAAGAAAAGGTAACACTTATCATGAATGAATTACATCCGTCACAAAACAAGGAAGTCCCTGATCCCTATTTTGGAATGCACAACGGATTTGACATTGTTTATAACATGTTGGATGAAGTTTGCGATAGTATTGCTCAAAAGTTGATTACCAAACATCAATAA